ATAACGGGAATGGCACCTTCATTTGCCAAGCTCTGTACTATGGTTTCACCAATACTGCCCTTTATGCCCGCAGCACCTGTTACTACCACTACTTTATCTTTTAAATGTAAATCCATATCTTATAGATTATAAAATTTTATCGCATTGTTTCCCATGATATTATTTTTCTCGTGGGTACTTAATTTTGAAATAAAATTAGTTGTTAATTCCTTTACTTTTGAATAGTTACCAGCTACCAAACAAACAGGCCAATCGGAACCGTACAAAAGTCTATCTGTACCAAAGGCCTCCAAAACCAAGTCCATATAAGGTTGGATTTGTTCGGCGGTCCAACTTTTGTAGTCGGCCTCGGTAATCATGCCCGAAAGTTTGCAGTACACATGCTCTTGCTTTGCAATTTCCTGCATTAAAGTTGCCCATCCATCAAAAAAACCATCTTTAATATAGGGTTTTGCGATGTGATCAATAACGAATTTTTGATTTGGAAATTTTTTCACAAACTCTAAGGTCGCCCCTAATTGATGCGGAAAAATCAGAATATCATAAGTATAGTTATGCTTTTCCAATGATGAAATCCCTCTTAAGAAATTAGAACGCAGTAAAAAGTTATGATCGGGCTCACCTTGTACCACATGCCGAAATCCTTTTAGTTTTTCTTTACCTGTATAGGCTTCCAATTTAGCTTCAATATCATTAGCTCTTAAATCCACCCAGCCAACAACACCTTTAATAAAATCGTTTTCAGCTGCTAAACTTAAAAGAAAATTGGTTTCTGCAGGTGTTTGGTCCGCTTCAACAGCTACACAACCCTCAATACCATTTTCTTTATAAACCTGTTTTAAATCGGATGGCATAAAGTCTTTCCGAATAGCGGCCATAGCGTCGTCAATCCACGCATGCTTTACGGGTTCGTATTTCCAAAAAT
This genomic window from Mariniflexile sp. TRM1-10 contains:
- a CDS encoding amidohydrolase family protein is translated as MIIDSHQHFWKYEPVKHAWIDDAMAAIRKDFMPSDLKQVYKENGIEGCVAVEADQTPAETNFLLSLAAENDFIKGVVGWVDLRANDIEAKLEAYTGKEKLKGFRHVVQGEPDHNFLLRSNFLRGISSLEKHNYTYDILIFPHQLGATLEFVKKFPNQKFVIDHIAKPYIKDGFFDGWATLMQEIAKQEHVYCKLSGMITEADYKSWTAEQIQPYMDLVLEAFGTDRLLYGSDWPVCLVAGNYSKVKELTTNFISKLSTHEKNNIMGNNAIKFYNL